Proteins from a single region of Haloterrigena alkaliphila:
- a CDS encoding single-stranded DNA binding protein, whose translation MSDIEGVYEDLEADVSLEEFREAVEAKVEQMGGLADEETAAMLVAHEVGESEVGGIADIEPGMEEVKFLAKVTSIGEIRTFERDGEDEDGRVANVEVADETGSVRAAFWDDHAEAAVEELEEGQVLRIKGRPKEGFSGVEVSVDDVEPDDDVEIDVQVSDTYTVEALSLGLSNVNLVGLVLDTDSVRTFDRDDGSEGKVSNLVVGDETGRIRVTLWDEQADLATEFDPGETVEVVDGYVKERDGTLELHVGNRGAVEEVDEEVEYVPESTPIEDLEIDQTVDIAGVVRSADPKRTFDRDDGSEGQVRNIRVQDATGDIRVAMWGEKADIDVGPGDEVALGDVEIQDGWQDDLEASAGWQSTVTVLESDAERTADASEADAGGASDQNAGLSAFAGDDAGSDADETGERGVSSDDAGDAAGAETSADADADTDDPSDGEELEFTGVVVQAGDPVVLDDGETTMSVATDVDVGLGEEVTARGVVRDGRLEANDVF comes from the coding sequence ATGAGCGACATCGAGGGCGTGTACGAGGACCTCGAGGCCGACGTCTCCCTCGAGGAGTTTCGCGAGGCCGTCGAGGCGAAAGTCGAGCAGATGGGGGGACTCGCGGACGAGGAGACGGCGGCGATGCTCGTCGCTCACGAAGTCGGCGAGAGCGAGGTCGGCGGCATCGCGGACATCGAACCGGGCATGGAGGAGGTGAAGTTCCTCGCCAAAGTCACCAGTATCGGTGAGATTCGGACGTTCGAACGCGACGGCGAGGACGAGGACGGCCGCGTCGCCAACGTCGAGGTCGCCGACGAGACCGGCTCCGTCCGGGCCGCCTTCTGGGACGACCACGCCGAAGCCGCCGTCGAGGAACTCGAGGAAGGACAGGTGCTGCGAATCAAGGGCCGCCCCAAGGAGGGCTTCTCCGGCGTCGAAGTCAGCGTCGACGACGTCGAACCCGACGACGACGTCGAGATCGACGTTCAGGTCTCGGACACGTACACCGTCGAGGCGCTCTCGCTGGGCCTCTCGAACGTCAACCTCGTCGGGCTCGTGCTCGACACCGACAGCGTCCGCACGTTCGACCGCGACGACGGCTCCGAGGGGAAGGTCTCGAACCTCGTGGTCGGCGACGAAACCGGCCGCATCCGTGTGACGCTGTGGGACGAACAGGCCGACCTCGCCACCGAGTTCGACCCCGGCGAGACGGTCGAGGTGGTCGACGGCTACGTCAAGGAACGCGACGGAACCCTCGAACTCCACGTCGGCAACCGCGGCGCCGTCGAGGAAGTCGACGAAGAGGTCGAGTACGTCCCCGAGAGCACGCCAATCGAGGACCTCGAGATCGACCAGACGGTCGACATCGCGGGCGTCGTCCGCTCCGCGGACCCGAAGCGCACGTTCGACCGCGACGACGGCTCCGAGGGGCAGGTCCGCAACATCCGCGTTCAGGACGCGACCGGCGATATCCGGGTGGCGATGTGGGGCGAGAAGGCCGACATCGATGTCGGCCCGGGCGACGAGGTCGCGCTGGGCGACGTCGAGATTCAGGACGGCTGGCAGGACGACCTCGAGGCCTCCGCGGGGTGGCAGTCGACGGTCACGGTTCTCGAGTCGGACGCGGAGCGTACTGCGGACGCCAGCGAGGCCGACGCGGGCGGCGCGAGCGACCAGAACGCCGGCCTGTCGGCCTTCGCCGGTGACGACGCCGGTTCCGACGCGGACGAAACCGGGGAGCGCGGCGTCTCGAGCGACGACGCCGGCGACGCCGCCGGAGCCGAAACCAGCGCCGATGCCGACGCCGACACCGACGACCCGTCCGACGGCGAGGAACTCGAGTTCACCGGCGTCGTCGTCCAGGCCGGCGACCCCGTCGTCCTCGACGACGGCGAGACGACGATGAGCGTCGCGACCGACGTCGACGTCGGCCTCGGCGAGGAGGTGACCGCCCGCGGGGTCGTCCGCGACGGGCGCCTCGAGGCAAACGACGTGTTCTGA